The Sulfuriferula thiophila genome window below encodes:
- the clsB gene encoding cardiolipin synthase ClsB — MNGLLSGNQVDLLESGTSYFPALVEAINAAQFDIDLHTYIFASDATGAMIAAALSQAAQRGVRVRVLVDGFGSRGLSPQLIGGMQDAGVEWLVFRPDDSLLVMRRHRLRRLHRKVVLVDAKIAFVGGINIIDDMDTPGQTPPRFDYAARVQGPILVRIIQDVQRLWSLVLWTQSKTAWRANKRIAVQTQVAGQDSVAFVVRDNFRHRRDIEQAYMAAITGARSHILIANAYFLPGMRFRRALIEAAARGVKVTLLLQGRVEYRLVHYASRALYAQLLEGGVEICEYHKSFLHAKVAVIDELWATVGSSNIDPFSLLLAREANLVVESGDFARALQQSLQVAMQDGGTLVQPDGWRRRAWYRRILPNLALGLVRMLKGLVGYGREW, encoded by the coding sequence ATGAATGGTCTGCTTTCCGGGAATCAGGTTGATTTGCTGGAAAGTGGTACTTCGTATTTCCCTGCGCTGGTAGAAGCAATCAATGCCGCGCAGTTCGATATTGATTTGCATACTTATATCTTCGCCAGCGATGCAACGGGTGCGATGATAGCGGCAGCTTTGTCGCAAGCAGCACAACGCGGCGTACGGGTGCGGGTGCTGGTGGATGGGTTTGGTTCGCGCGGTTTGTCGCCTCAGCTGATTGGCGGCATGCAAGACGCGGGCGTGGAGTGGCTGGTGTTTCGGCCTGATGACAGCTTGCTGGTGATGCGCCGTCACCGTTTACGGCGTTTACACCGCAAAGTGGTGCTGGTTGATGCGAAAATTGCTTTTGTCGGCGGTATCAATATTATTGATGATATGGATACGCCGGGGCAGACTCCACCGCGTTTTGATTATGCCGCGCGCGTGCAAGGGCCGATATTGGTCAGGATAATTCAGGATGTGCAGCGGCTATGGTCGTTGGTGCTGTGGACGCAAAGTAAGACTGCATGGCGAGCTAATAAGCGGATTGCTGTGCAAACTCAGGTGGCTGGACAGGATAGCGTAGCATTTGTGGTGCGCGATAACTTCCGGCACCGGCGCGACATTGAGCAGGCATATATGGCGGCTATTACCGGTGCGCGCAGTCATATACTGATTGCCAATGCCTATTTTTTGCCGGGCATGCGCTTTCGCCGGGCGTTGATTGAGGCAGCGGCGCGCGGGGTGAAGGTGACGCTGCTGTTGCAAGGCAGGGTGGAATACCGTCTGGTGCATTATGCATCGCGCGCGCTGTATGCTCAGTTGCTGGAGGGCGGGGTGGAGATTTGCGAGTATCACAAGAGCTTTTTGCATGCCAAAGTGGCCGTGATTGATGAGCTGTGGGCTACGGTTGGGTCGAGCAATATCGACCCGTTCAGCTTGTTGCTGGCGCGTGAGGCCAATCTGGTGGTGGAAAGCGGCGATTTTGCACGTGCATTGCAGCAGAGTTTGCAGGTGGCGATGCAGGACGGAGGGACGCTGGTGCAGCCGGATGGTTGGCGCCGGAGAGCGTGGTATCGGCGTATTTTACCGAACCTGGCATTGGGTCTGGTGCGCATGTTAAAAGGGTTGGTGGGTTATGGCAGGGAGTGGTGA
- a CDS encoding prepilin-type N-terminal cleavage/methylation domain-containing protein: MRPIPPLTQRGFTLIEAIVVITITAIIAAVVATFIRTPVQGYFDSVRRAELTDTADTAVRRISRDLHLALPNSVRVTNIGGISYLEFLLTSGGGRYRTDTPGNVLDFTTSTTKFDVLGPAIATTSGALNLIAIYNLGIPGADAYSADNTSPITGIAGNTVSINAKLFPFASPSNRFQIIQTPVTYVCDPTAGTLTRYWNYTISASQPTSFSSGTSALLAKNVSACNFTYNPQVITQRAGLVSATLQLSQSGEAVNLYYETHVSNAP; this comes from the coding sequence ATGCGACCCATACCTCCCCTTACCCAGCGCGGCTTTACTCTGATAGAAGCCATCGTTGTCATTACCATCACCGCTATCATTGCTGCGGTGGTGGCGACTTTCATCCGCACACCGGTACAAGGTTATTTCGACAGCGTACGCCGAGCCGAATTGACTGACACCGCCGACACTGCGGTGCGCCGTATTAGCCGTGACCTGCATCTGGCGCTGCCCAATAGTGTACGCGTCACCAATATTGGCGGGATTTCCTATCTGGAATTTTTGCTGACCAGCGGCGGTGGGCGTTATCGCACCGACACCCCCGGCAATGTTCTGGATTTCACCACCAGCACTACCAAATTCGACGTACTTGGCCCCGCCATCGCCACCACATCAGGCGCACTCAATCTGATCGCCATCTACAACCTGGGCATCCCCGGCGCAGATGCTTACTCTGCCGACAACACCAGCCCAATCACCGGCATCGCGGGCAATACCGTCAGCATCAATGCCAAGCTGTTTCCGTTTGCTTCACCCAGCAATCGTTTCCAAATTATCCAGACACCGGTGACCTACGTGTGCGACCCGACTGCCGGCACACTCACGCGCTATTGGAATTACACGATAAGCGCAAGCCAGCCCACCAGTTTCAGCAGCGGCACCAGTGCGCTCCTGGCCAAGAACGTCAGCGCATGTAACTTCACCTATAACCCCCAGGTCATCACCCAGCGGGCCGGTCTGGTTTCGGCTACTCTGCAACTCAGCCAAAGCGGCGAAGCCGTGAATTTATATTATGAAACCCATGTCAGCAATGCGCCTTAA
- a CDS encoding GspE/PulE family protein, translated as MARPEKIRLGELLVQQKLLSETQLQLALEEQKKSGRKLGRFLVENGFITEDQIADAIAKQLNIPFIQLKNYSIKPETTRLLPEMQARRFRAVVLEDRGDSVLIGMTDPTDLYVYDEIARVVKKTIDLAVVNENALLQTIDRIYRKTGEITDLARELEQDLGDSVVDFSGLGTGSGSEDAPVVKLLQSVFDDATQVHASDIHIEPQEDALQIRFRIDGVLNLQTRADIKIAPALALRLKLISGLDISEKRLPQDGRFAIKVKQQSIDVRISTMPTQYGESVVMRLLNQSGNTLNLNAIGMPPAMLARFRAILKRPNGLILVTGPTGSGKTTTLYGALSELNSPELKLITVEDPVEYRLPGINQVQVNDKIDLSFARVLRAALRQDPDVVLVGEMRDQETAQIGMRAAMTGHLVLSTLHTNDAASTPIRLMDMGVPRYMVATSIQAVLAQRLVRIICDSCNEPYTPTPAEHTWLKSELGASVDSQTYQHGKGCSQCNQTGYSGRIGVYEMLEITNAVAEAASQADPAVFLRAAEQQMAGNTLRRHAINLVVAGKTTVAEAMRISNQFDD; from the coding sequence ATGGCCCGCCCAGAAAAAATCCGCCTTGGGGAATTACTCGTTCAACAAAAGCTGCTATCTGAAACCCAGCTGCAGTTAGCACTGGAAGAACAGAAGAAGAGCGGGCGCAAACTTGGCCGGTTTTTAGTCGAAAACGGCTTCATCACCGAAGACCAGATCGCCGATGCGATTGCCAAGCAACTCAACATCCCGTTTATCCAGCTCAAAAATTACAGCATCAAACCCGAAACCACGCGCCTGTTGCCGGAAATGCAGGCACGGCGCTTCCGCGCAGTGGTACTGGAAGACCGCGGCGACAGCGTACTCATCGGCATGACCGACCCAACAGACCTTTACGTGTATGACGAAATTGCGCGTGTCGTCAAAAAAACCATAGACCTGGCCGTCGTCAATGAAAATGCCTTATTGCAAACCATAGACCGGATCTACCGCAAGACTGGCGAAATCACCGATCTCGCCCGCGAACTGGAGCAGGATCTGGGCGACAGCGTAGTCGACTTTTCCGGACTGGGCACCGGTTCCGGCAGCGAAGATGCCCCTGTCGTCAAGCTGCTGCAATCGGTGTTTGACGACGCTACCCAGGTGCATGCTTCGGATATTCACATCGAACCTCAGGAAGATGCGCTACAGATTCGTTTCCGCATTGACGGTGTGCTCAACCTGCAAACCCGTGCCGACATCAAGATCGCACCAGCACTGGCATTGCGCCTCAAGCTCATCTCCGGGCTGGATATTTCCGAAAAACGCCTGCCGCAGGACGGCCGCTTCGCCATCAAGGTCAAACAGCAATCCATCGACGTGCGTATCTCCACCATGCCTACCCAATACGGCGAATCAGTGGTCATGCGCCTGCTCAACCAGAGCGGCAACACCCTCAATCTCAACGCCATCGGCATGCCACCGGCGATGCTGGCACGCTTCCGCGCCATCCTGAAACGACCGAATGGTCTTATTCTGGTAACCGGCCCGACCGGTAGCGGCAAAACCACTACCCTGTACGGCGCACTGTCCGAACTCAACAGCCCCGAGCTCAAACTCATCACCGTAGAAGACCCGGTGGAATACCGCCTGCCCGGCATTAACCAGGTGCAGGTCAACGACAAAATCGATCTCAGCTTTGCCCGCGTGCTGCGCGCCGCATTGCGTCAGGATCCCGACGTGGTGCTGGTCGGCGAGATGCGCGATCAGGAAACCGCACAGATCGGCATGCGCGCCGCAATGACCGGCCACCTGGTGCTCTCCACCCTGCACACCAACGATGCCGCCAGCACCCCCATCCGCCTGATGGACATGGGCGTGCCGCGCTACATGGTCGCCACTTCGATACAGGCGGTATTGGCGCAGCGGCTGGTGCGCATCATCTGCGACAGCTGCAACGAGCCGTACACACCGACACCCGCCGAACACACCTGGCTCAAATCCGAGCTAGGCGCCAGCGTCGACAGCCAGACCTATCAACACGGCAAAGGCTGCTCGCAGTGCAATCAAACCGGCTATAGTGGACGCATAGGCGTGTATGAAATGCTGGAAATCACCAATGCCGTAGCCGAAGCCGCCAGCCAGGCCGATCCCGCCGTGTTTTTACGCGCTGCCGAACAGCAGATGGCAGGCAATACCTTGCGCCGCCATGCTATCAACCTGGTAGTCGCCGGCAAAACCACAGTGGCCGAAGCCATGCGCATCAGCAATCAGTTCGATGATTAA
- a CDS encoding endonuclease/exonuclease/phosphatase family protein, with amino-acid sequence MSNQLRIASYNIHKGFSHFNQRMVIHDLRERLRALNSDIVFLQEVQGSHLGHEQRWKHWPVAPQYEFLADEVWTDFAYGKNAVYDDGHHGNAILSRYPIVRWENLDISAHAFESRGLLHAVIAVPDIEHEVHAFCVHLALFERSRKQQLAMLRRRVLEAVPQEAPLIIAGDFNDWRGHAGREFARDLGLVEVFVAMHGKPARSFPARMPLLSLDRIYVRGWQVHHAEVKHGIDDWHRSDHAVLLATVGVL; translated from the coding sequence ATGAGTAATCAGCTACGTATCGCCAGTTATAACATCCATAAGGGATTTTCCCACTTTAATCAGCGCATGGTGATCCATGATCTGCGCGAACGCTTGCGTGCACTGAACTCGGATATCGTGTTTCTGCAGGAGGTGCAGGGCAGTCATCTGGGGCATGAGCAACGCTGGAAGCACTGGCCGGTTGCGCCTCAGTACGAGTTTCTGGCGGATGAAGTGTGGACAGATTTTGCTTATGGCAAAAATGCAGTGTATGACGATGGGCATCACGGCAATGCGATATTGTCGCGTTATCCGATAGTGCGCTGGGAAAACCTGGATATTTCGGCGCATGCCTTTGAGTCGCGAGGATTGCTGCATGCGGTGATTGCTGTGCCGGATATTGAGCATGAGGTGCATGCGTTCTGTGTGCATCTGGCATTGTTTGAGCGTAGTCGTAAACAGCAGTTGGCTATGTTGCGGCGGCGCGTGCTGGAGGCGGTTCCGCAAGAGGCGCCGTTGATTATTGCCGGTGATTTTAACGATTGGCGTGGTCATGCTGGTCGGGAATTTGCGCGGGATCTGGGTTTGGTTGAGGTTTTTGTAGCTATGCATGGCAAGCCGGCCAGAAGCTTCCCTGCACGTATGCCGCTGTTGTCGCTGGACAGAATTTATGTGCGTGGCTGGCAAGTACATCATGCAGAGGTCAAGCACGGGATTGACGACTGGCATCGCTCGGATCATGCCGTGCTGCTGGCAACGGTGGGCGTGTTGTGA
- a CDS encoding type IV pilus modification PilV family protein, which yields MCTIKRQSGVSLIELIIFIVIVSTAVAGVLAVMNVTTQHSADPMLRKQAQAIAESLLEEIELQPFTTCDPNDATASTGTCTTTPEAMGPDVNPDTGVTETRYDSANQFDNVNDYAGFTMTGINDITNTPIGGLGSYTATVAIATDGASFGLASGQVLKIDVTVTRGNDSLTLTGYRFQYAPNAVP from the coding sequence ATGTGCACAATTAAACGCCAGTCCGGAGTCTCGCTGATCGAGCTCATCATTTTCATTGTCATCGTCAGCACTGCCGTCGCCGGTGTGTTAGCGGTGATGAACGTCACCACGCAACACAGTGCTGACCCTATGCTGCGCAAGCAGGCACAAGCCATTGCCGAATCATTGCTGGAAGAAATCGAATTGCAGCCATTTACTACCTGCGACCCTAACGATGCCACGGCAAGCACGGGCACCTGCACCACCACTCCAGAAGCCATGGGGCCGGACGTCAATCCAGACACTGGCGTCACTGAGACCCGTTACGACTCGGCTAACCAGTTTGATAATGTCAACGACTACGCAGGTTTCACCATGACTGGTATCAACGACATCACCAACACCCCCATAGGCGGCTTAGGCAGTTATACCGCAACTGTCGCCATAGCGACGGATGGCGCCAGCTTTGGACTGGCTTCAGGTCAAGTATTAAAAATTGATGTCACCGTCACCAGAGGTAACGACAGCCTCACTCTCACCGGCTACCGTTTCCAGTACGCTCCGAACGCGGTGCCATGA
- a CDS encoding bifunctional diguanylate cyclase/phosphodiesterase encodes MKLREELLDILNRRALYPLFQPIMDLHHGTVIGYEGLIRGPAESELHLPQALFQAAEHTDLLVRLEMLCIYTVMTQFIQSDLPGRLFVNISPFALLAGALSDPLLTDLIGEHSVLTGRVVFEITEGSPQMDNASVVAGLMTLRERGFQIALDDLGEGFSSLRLWSDVRPDFVKMDKHFVTGIDKDPVKLQFVRSIKQIAEKSNAIIIAEGIEHRAELLILKEMGICLGQGYFIGRPVMQPERVPSAAAQACLDGALVSANPWSKMVLQRGRQARLLLTEVPTVTVTTASEDALKVLLANPELNVLPVLDGKVPVGLLNRTLVDKFSHGYVRDLYSRKPCTFFMEQNPLIVDVTMSVVALSQLVLMQGQKRFADGFILVRDGAYAGVGSNFALMQEMTKLQIQEARYANPLTMLPGNVPINEQIELLLGNGQIFCACYVDLDWFKPFNDVFGYGRGDELIKLTANVLVNHADKDIDFVGHIGGDDFFVLFQSTDWEQRCQAILQAFDSAVQSYLQQENLGDGFYVAEDRRGNRAEYSFPTLSIGAVPVGRNQFRECHEIAAAATEVKKGAKKISGSSLYVERRTASLQQTRVLAAA; translated from the coding sequence ATGAAGCTACGCGAAGAGTTATTAGATATTCTGAACCGGCGGGCACTGTATCCGCTGTTTCAACCCATTATGGATTTGCATCATGGCACAGTGATTGGCTACGAGGGGCTGATTCGAGGTCCGGCAGAGAGTGAATTGCATCTGCCCCAGGCCCTGTTTCAGGCGGCTGAGCATACCGATTTGCTGGTGCGTCTGGAAATGCTGTGCATTTATACAGTGATGACGCAATTTATTCAGTCGGATTTGCCGGGCAGGCTGTTTGTCAATATCAGTCCCTTTGCGCTGCTGGCGGGCGCGCTGTCTGATCCATTGTTAACTGATTTAATTGGCGAGCACAGCGTGCTGACGGGGCGAGTGGTGTTTGAAATCACCGAAGGTTCGCCGCAAATGGACAATGCATCGGTGGTCGCCGGGCTGATGACCTTGCGCGAGCGCGGTTTTCAGATTGCGCTGGATGATCTGGGTGAGGGTTTTTCCAGCTTGCGGCTTTGGTCGGATGTGCGTCCGGATTTTGTGAAAATGGACAAGCATTTTGTTACCGGTATTGATAAAGACCCGGTGAAGTTGCAGTTTGTGCGCTCAATCAAGCAAATCGCGGAAAAAAGTAACGCCATTATTATCGCTGAGGGTATAGAACACCGGGCTGAATTGCTGATTTTGAAAGAAATGGGTATTTGCCTGGGGCAGGGTTATTTTATCGGTCGTCCGGTAATGCAGCCCGAGCGGGTGCCCAGTGCGGCAGCGCAGGCCTGCCTGGATGGCGCGCTGGTCAGTGCGAATCCCTGGTCGAAGATGGTGTTGCAGCGCGGGCGCCAGGCCCGGTTATTGCTGACTGAGGTGCCGACGGTGACAGTGACGACTGCCAGCGAAGATGCGCTGAAAGTATTGCTGGCTAATCCTGAGCTGAACGTGTTGCCGGTGCTGGATGGCAAAGTGCCGGTTGGTTTGCTGAATCGGACCCTGGTGGATAAATTTTCCCATGGTTATGTGCGTGATTTGTACAGCCGCAAGCCATGCACGTTTTTTATGGAGCAGAATCCGCTGATCGTGGATGTGACCATGTCAGTCGTGGCATTAAGCCAGTTGGTGCTGATGCAGGGGCAGAAACGCTTTGCCGATGGTTTTATTCTGGTGCGGGATGGTGCTTATGCCGGCGTCGGATCGAACTTTGCATTGATGCAGGAGATGACCAAGCTGCAGATTCAGGAGGCGCGTTACGCCAATCCGCTGACAATGTTGCCGGGTAACGTGCCTATTAATGAACAGATAGAGTTACTGCTGGGTAATGGGCAGATTTTCTGCGCATGTTATGTCGATCTGGACTGGTTCAAGCCGTTTAATGATGTGTTCGGTTATGGGCGTGGTGATGAGCTGATCAAGCTGACTGCCAATGTGCTGGTGAATCATGCGGACAAGGATATTGATTTTGTCGGCCATATCGGCGGTGATGATTTCTTTGTGCTGTTTCAGAGCACAGATTGGGAGCAGCGTTGTCAGGCTATTTTGCAGGCATTCGACAGCGCTGTGCAATCTTATCTGCAACAGGAAAATCTGGGTGACGGTTTTTACGTGGCAGAGGACAGGCGTGGCAACCGCGCGGAATACAGTTTCCCAACCTTGTCTATTGGCGCTGTGCCGGTGGGTCGCAATCAATTCCGTGAGTGCCATGAAATTGCAGCAGCCGCCACGGAAGTGAAAAAAGGCGCGAAAAAAATATCGGGTTCCAGCTTGTATGTCGAGCGCCGTACGGCTTCGTTGCAGCAAACCAGGGTGCTGGCAGCGGCTTGA
- a CDS encoding prepilin-type N-terminal cleavage/methylation domain-containing protein translates to MNNKQSGFTLIELVVVITILGILAAMALPRFTAIQADARLAKMNGAMGAVKSAAAMAHATLLTRGYSSNYTGTPSTPAIIIEGTTVSYVNGYPDAASIVPLAGLTTPDYVITGLTAPVIAAVDANHTGGTADCSISYTAPAAADTLPTYTVNATLATCA, encoded by the coding sequence ATGAATAATAAACAGAGCGGTTTCACCCTGATCGAACTTGTGGTCGTCATCACTATTTTAGGTATTTTGGCTGCGATGGCATTGCCCCGCTTTACCGCGATTCAGGCCGACGCCCGCCTCGCTAAAATGAATGGTGCCATGGGCGCAGTCAAATCCGCTGCCGCCATGGCGCACGCCACCCTGCTCACCCGTGGCTACAGCAGCAACTACACCGGCACGCCCAGCACACCGGCCATTATCATCGAAGGCACCACGGTCAGTTATGTCAATGGCTACCCGGATGCAGCGTCAATTGTGCCGCTGGCCGGACTGACCACGCCGGATTACGTCATTACCGGATTAACCGCACCGGTGATTGCCGCAGTCGATGCCAACCATACCGGCGGCACTGCCGATTGCAGCATCAGCTATACCGCACCCGCTGCAGCGGATACCCTGCCAACCTATACCGTCAACGCCACGCTAGCCACGTGCGCTTAA
- a CDS encoding GspH/FimT family pseudopilin, whose translation MGRSDRYHSLKHPSTGFTLVELVVVIVIVGVLAVAAIPRMFDRSTFDSRGFYDETMSALRYAQKTAIAQRRTVCAAFTNTSLTLTIASAANVGTCDTNLANPAGSSPFTVTPHSTGITYTSTPTAFNFNALGQASSGQTIQVKDATGSIIIEQDTGYVHN comes from the coding sequence ATGGGCAGGTCTGATCGTTACCACTCTCTGAAACACCCCTCAACCGGCTTCACTCTGGTCGAACTCGTCGTCGTCATCGTTATCGTCGGCGTATTAGCCGTCGCCGCCATACCGCGCATGTTTGACCGCAGCACGTTTGATAGTCGTGGTTTCTATGATGAAACCATGTCGGCACTGCGCTATGCGCAAAAAACCGCGATTGCCCAGCGCCGTACCGTATGCGCCGCTTTCACCAACACCAGTCTGACCCTGACCATCGCCTCCGCCGCTAATGTCGGCACGTGCGACACCAATCTTGCCAACCCGGCCGGCAGCAGCCCGTTTACCGTTACGCCGCATTCAACCGGAATTACCTACACCAGCACCCCCACCGCTTTCAACTTTAATGCGCTGGGGCAAGCCAGCAGCGGGCAGACCATACAAGTCAAAGACGCTACTGGCAGCATCATCATTGAGCAGGACACCGGCTATGTGCACAATTAA
- the rpsB gene encoding 30S ribosomal protein S2: MSITMRQMLEAGVHFGHQTRFWNPKMAPYIFGHRNKIHIVNLEKSLPMFQDALKFVRKLSSNKGTVLFVGTKRSAREIVREEAERAGMPYVDNRWLGGMLTNFKTVKLSIKRLKDLEVLLGDESAKIPKKEALVLQRELDKLNRSLGGIKDMVALPDAIFVIDVGYQKGAVVEANTLGIPVIGVVDTNNSPAGVNFIVPGNDDSSRAIRLYARGVADAVLEARNQSINEILGEGEEFVEVADEAAAAQ, from the coding sequence ATGTCTATTACTATGCGTCAAATGCTGGAAGCCGGTGTTCACTTCGGTCACCAAACCCGTTTCTGGAACCCGAAAATGGCACCGTACATTTTCGGTCATCGCAACAAGATTCACATTGTCAACCTGGAAAAAAGCTTGCCTATGTTCCAGGACGCATTGAAGTTCGTGCGTAAACTGTCTTCTAATAAAGGTACTGTATTGTTTGTTGGTACCAAGCGTTCTGCACGTGAAATCGTCCGTGAAGAAGCTGAGCGTGCTGGCATGCCTTATGTGGATAACCGTTGGTTGGGTGGTATGTTGACCAACTTCAAAACCGTTAAATTGTCCATTAAGCGTTTGAAAGATCTGGAAGTGCTGTTGGGTGACGAAAGCGCTAAGATCCCTAAAAAAGAAGCGCTGGTATTGCAGCGTGAATTGGATAAATTAAATCGTAGCCTGGGTGGTATCAAGGATATGGTTGCATTGCCTGATGCGATTTTCGTAATCGACGTTGGTTACCAAAAAGGCGCTGTGGTAGAAGCTAACACACTGGGTATTCCAGTGATTGGTGTGGTTGATACCAATAACAGCCCTGCTGGCGTGAATTTCATTGTGCCAGGTAACGATGACTCCAGCCGTGCAATTCGTTTGTATGCACGTGGTGTTGCCGATGCTGTGCTGGAAGCGCGTAACCAGTCCATTAACGAGATTTTAGGTGAAGGCGAAGAATTCGTTGAGGTTGCTGACGAAGCGGCTGCAGCGCAATAA
- a CDS encoding type II secretion system protein, whose amino-acid sequence MKTTQSGFTLIELVVVIVILGILAATALPRFIDLTDDADKAAIQGVAGGLSSAAAINYGGCAVTNNATSSKCVKVAKCSDVGTLLAPSLTLSTTSTPYYLAADTPATTNGATVTCTIYKDKSATATKTYTADYSAVGAGN is encoded by the coding sequence ATGAAAACAACTCAAAGCGGTTTTACCTTGATCGAATTAGTCGTCGTGATCGTCATTCTGGGCATTCTGGCCGCGACCGCATTGCCAAGATTCATTGATTTGACAGACGATGCTGACAAAGCTGCCATTCAAGGTGTTGCTGGTGGCTTAAGTTCTGCCGCAGCGATCAACTACGGTGGCTGCGCTGTTACCAATAACGCTACTTCCAGCAAGTGCGTCAAAGTCGCAAAATGCTCTGATGTAGGTACATTACTGGCTCCCTCATTAACATTATCTACCACAAGCACACCTTATTATCTTGCTGCAGACACTCCAGCCACAACTAACGGCGCTACCGTTACCTGTACTATCTATAAAGATAAAAGCGCAACGGCTACAAAAACTTATACAGCAGATTACAGCGCTGTTGGTGCCGGCAACTAA
- a CDS encoding type II secretion system F family protein, translated as MPFFAYKARNTRGELVEGTLESADSGSVADLLINTGVTPVDIRLTADPHAKTGDNWWKKLTEVKVTAIDVQLFSRQIYTLLKAGVPIMRGLAGLQESAVNKTFAGVIQDLRESLDAGRELSAAMQRHPTVFSAFYLSMIRVGEMTGRLEEVFIRLFDHLEFEREMGERVRTALRYPSFVVLAMAIAIGVINLFVIPAFAKVYAGFHAELPLVTQILINTSNFMVNYWGLMLAIIIGSIIAFKYYIGTEAGRYRWDKTKLNIPIAGKIILKGTLARFARSFALASKSGVPIIQSLNVVAQTVDNAYIASRIEQMRDGIERGESILRTAATANVFTPVVLQMIAVGEETGDLDNLMEEIAQMYEREVDYELKTLSSQIEPILIIGLGILVLILALGVFLPIWDLGKVALHK; from the coding sequence ATGCCATTTTTTGCATATAAAGCCCGTAACACTCGTGGCGAGCTGGTAGAAGGCACACTGGAAAGTGCCGACAGCGGCAGCGTCGCTGACCTGCTCATCAACACGGGCGTCACCCCGGTCGACATCCGTCTCACTGCCGACCCGCATGCCAAGACCGGTGACAACTGGTGGAAAAAACTCACCGAAGTCAAAGTCACTGCTATCGACGTGCAATTATTCAGCCGCCAGATTTACACCCTGCTCAAAGCCGGCGTGCCCATCATGCGCGGCCTGGCTGGCCTGCAGGAATCCGCCGTCAATAAAACCTTTGCCGGCGTCATTCAGGACCTGCGTGAATCACTGGATGCAGGCCGCGAACTGTCTGCCGCGATGCAGCGCCACCCTACCGTGTTTTCAGCGTTCTATTTGAGCATGATCCGCGTTGGCGAAATGACCGGGCGACTGGAAGAAGTGTTTATCCGTCTGTTTGACCACCTCGAATTCGAACGCGAGATGGGTGAGCGCGTCCGCACCGCCTTGCGCTACCCGTCTTTTGTCGTCCTGGCCATGGCCATCGCCATCGGCGTTATCAACCTGTTCGTCATCCCCGCGTTTGCCAAGGTCTATGCCGGGTTTCATGCTGAACTGCCGCTGGTCACGCAAATCCTCATCAACACCTCGAATTTCATGGTGAATTACTGGGGACTGATGCTGGCCATCATCATCGGCAGCATCATCGCCTTCAAATACTACATCGGCACCGAAGCAGGCCGCTATCGCTGGGACAAAACCAAACTCAACATCCCCATCGCCGGCAAAATCATCCTCAAAGGCACGCTGGCACGTTTTGCCCGCAGCTTCGCGCTGGCCAGCAAAAGCGGCGTTCCGATTATCCAGAGTCTCAACGTCGTCGCCCAGACCGTCGATAACGCCTACATCGCCAGCCGCATCGAACAGATGCGCGACGGCATCGAACGTGGCGAAAGCATACTGCGCACCGCCGCCACTGCCAACGTGTTCACCCCGGTGGTACTGCAGATGATCGCCGTCGGCGAAGAAACCGGCGATCTCGACAACCTCATGGAAGAAATCGCGCAGATGTACGAACGCGAAGTCGATTACGAACTCAAAACCCTGTCCTCGCAAATCGAGCCCATCCTGATTATCGGCCTGGGCATACTGGTGCTGATACTGGCTCTGGGTGTATTCTTACCGATCTGGGATCTGGGCAAGGTTGCATTGCACAAATAA